In Verrucomicrobiia bacterium, a genomic segment contains:
- a CDS encoding NAD(P)-dependent oxidoreductase yields the protein MSQPRIAFFGLGTMGSGMARQLLRKGFPLRVYNRNPERSKAFAVEGARWTQSPAEAAEGADVVISMVADDAASRSVWLGANGALAGAPHGTLCIDCSTLSVGWVQEISGIAAEHGCEFLDAPVTGSKAQAANGELNFLVGGSEAAFQRAQPILAAMGKSATRMGAAGSGALLKLINNFICGVQIAALAEGLAMIESSGLDPAKSMEVIANGAPGSPLVKAVWARMTAPDYTPNFLLKLMAKDLRYAMDEGGKRSIELKTAAAALERFERGIAAGHGEKDIAAVVEPLRAVIAEKLKSNLPL from the coding sequence ATGAGCCAGCCTCGCATCGCTTTTTTTGGATTGGGAACCATGGGCTCGGGCATGGCGCGCCAGCTTTTGCGCAAAGGTTTTCCCCTGCGGGTTTACAATCGCAATCCAGAGCGGTCGAAGGCGTTTGCCGTGGAAGGCGCGCGATGGACCCAGTCGCCAGCCGAGGCTGCCGAAGGGGCGGACGTGGTGATCAGCATGGTTGCGGATGATGCGGCGTCACGGAGCGTGTGGCTCGGTGCCAACGGCGCGCTGGCGGGGGCTCCGCATGGGACGCTCTGCATTGATTGCAGTACTTTGTCGGTAGGCTGGGTTCAGGAAATTTCCGGCATTGCGGCGGAACACGGATGCGAATTCCTTGATGCTCCCGTCACGGGCAGCAAGGCGCAGGCTGCAAATGGCGAACTGAATTTTCTTGTGGGCGGATCCGAGGCCGCCTTTCAACGCGCGCAGCCCATTCTAGCGGCGATGGGAAAATCCGCCACGCGGATGGGTGCGGCGGGGAGTGGGGCGCTGCTGAAGCTGATTAACAATTTCATCTGCGGCGTGCAGATCGCCGCGCTGGCTGAAGGGTTGGCGATGATCGAGTCGAGCGGATTGGATCCGGCGAAGTCGATGGAGGTGATTGCCAATGGGGCGCCCGGCAGCCCGCTTGTAAAGGCTGTCTGGGCGCGGATGACGGCTCCTGATTACACGCCTAATTTCCTGCTGAAGCTGATGGCGAAAGACTTGAGATATGCGATGGATGAAGGCGGCAAGCGTTCCATTGAGCTGAAGACGGCGGCGGCGGCGCTCGAACGGTTTGAGCGCGGGATTGCTGCGGGTCACGGCGAGAAGGACATTGCCGCAGTCGTGGAACCACTCCGTGCTGTCATTGCAGAAAAACTCAAATCCAACCTGCCTTTATGA